From a single Brassica oleracea var. oleracea cultivar TO1000 chromosome C5, BOL, whole genome shotgun sequence genomic region:
- the LOC106344955 gene encoding uncharacterized protein LOC106344955 — translation MANNQASVLVNKVKPHKDSWKVHVKVSASGGKYRPTPLSYKITFTSDTLIGRSVFEDDDPYLNFVSYEDIGGQGSDANVLIDIIGEVFNLDGIQIVQVHGKDRKRVHFRLRDTNGHDVRCCLWGKYAEQFEPFIEDNNVETLLCLIRFAKISFYQGDIQITNAFDASLVILNPTMKEAIEFREKLLQVNRPLAIMGTKSDNQVQSCKIICSIESVDTDWGWFYFGCCGCNKRVSRIRRNELAQNEKPLWYCEKCHSNVTKVEPKYKLHLNVKDDSGSCKLMMLDTITSAIVGCEAVQIWDGSYDEIEDPEVIPMPLESLVGKSFSFGISITSGNLDNGSNTFYVSEVSTGNDLPKLETQSEPVSALDTNSSTLPSGEVLMLKPNSASSSEGFTTPTVKRKEEDAELKDITSTSKKLCTKPVKLEKTKDDTK, via the exons ATGGCTAACAATCAAGCTTCTGTTTTGGTTAACAAAGTGAAGCCGCACAAGGATTCTTGGAAAGTGCACGTCAAG GTTTCAGCTTCTGGTGGTAAATATCGCCCGACTCCGCTATCTTACAAAATAACTTTCACGAGTGACACACTCATAGGGAGGTCAGTGTTTGAGGATGATGATCCTTATCTTAATTTTGTGAGTTATGAAGATATTGGTGGGCAAGGTTCAGATGCAAATGTCCTCATCG ATATCATTGGTGAAGTTTTCAATCTTGACGGAATACAAATCGTGCAAGTTCATGGGAAAGACCGAAAGAGAGTTCACTTTCGTTTACGTGACACCAA TGGTCATGATGTGAGGTGTTGCTTGTGGGGGAAATATGCAGAACAATTTGAACCCTTTATTGAAGATAACAATGTTGAAACCCTACTCTGCTTGATTAGGTTTGCTAAAATCAGCTTCTACCAAG GTGATATACAAATCACAAATGCATTTGATGCTTCACTTGTAATCCTCAACCCAACCATGAAAGAAGCCATCGAGTTTAGAGAAAA ACTGTTGCAAGTGAATCGTCCTCTTGCTATTATGGGTACAAAGAGTGACAATCAA GTTCAGAGTTGCAAAATAATATGTTCAATTGAATCTGTCGATACAGATTGGGGTTGGTTCTACTTTGGATGTTGTGGCTGCAATAAACGTGTCTCTAGGATTCGTAGGAATGAGTTGGCTCAAAACGAGAAACCATTATGGTATTGCGAGAAATGTCACTCAAATGTCACAAAGGTTGAACCGAA GTACAAGCTGCATTTGAATGTGAAAGATGACAGTGGTTCATGCAAATTGATGATGCTTGACACTATAACCAGTGCCATTGTTGGTTGTGAGGCTGTTCAAATTTGGGATGGTTCATATGATGAG ATTGAAGATCCTGAAGTAATCCCCATGCCCCTCGAGAGTTTAGTTGGAAAGTCTTTTTCTTTTGGTATTTCAATAACCTCTGGAAATCTAGATAATGGATCCAACACTTTCTATGTTTCTGAAGTATCGACTGGTAATGATCTTCCTAAACTCGAGACTCAATCTGAACCTGTTTCGGCTTTAGACACTAATTCAAGCACTCTGCCCAGTGGAGAG GTTCTGATGCTCAAGCCAAATTCTGCGAGTTCATCTGAAGGATTTACAACACCAACTGTCAAGCGTAAGGAAGAAGATGCTGAGCTGAAAGACATTACCTCTACCTCTAAGAAGTTGTGCACGAAGCCAGTGAAGTTGGAGAAGACTAAGGATGACACTAAGTGA
- the LOC106293371 gene encoding protein BREVIS RADIX isoform X1, whose amino-acid sequence MILFWAEKANKERTQKMFSCIACTKADGGEEVGNGARGGTTPNTKEAVKSLTTQIKDMAIKFSGAYKQCKPCTGSTTSPMKKGHRPFPDYDNASDGVPYPYMGGSAGSTPAWDFTNSSHHPARRSEAKFTSVYGNDRESISAQSCDVVLDEEGPKEWMAQVEPGVHITFASLPTGGNDLKRIRFSREIFDKWQAQRWWGENYEKVVELYNVQRFNRQALQTPARSEDQSQRDSTYSKMESARESKDWTPRHNFRPPGVNVPHHFYGGSSNYGHNGGPLMDASRTTTSSRDEAPSMSNASEMQAEWIEEDEPGVYITIRQLADGTRELRRVRFSRERFGEVHAKTWWEQNRERIQTQYL is encoded by the exons ATGATTTTGTTTTG GGCTGAAAAGGCAAACAAAGAGAGAACACAAAAGATGTTTAGTTGCATAGCTTGTACGAAAGCAGACGGAGGTGAGGAAGTCGGTAATGGAGCACGTGGAGGCACCACTCCCAATACTAAAGAAGCCGTCAAAAGCCTAACCACACAG ATTAAAGATATGGCTATAAAATTCTCTGGTGCCTATAAACAATGCAAGCCATGCACTGGTTCCACTACGAGCCCCATGAAGAAAGGACACCGACCGTTCCCAGATTATGACAACGCTTCTGATGGTGTTCCGTACCCTTACATGGGTGGAAGTGCCGGCTCAACTCCTGCTTGGGACTTCACAAACTCCTCTCACCATCCAGCCAGACGATCAGAAGCAAAGTTCACTTCAGTCTATGGAAACGATCGGGAATCTATATCTGCTCAGTCTTGTGATGTGGTACTAGATGAGGAAGGGCCTAAAGAATGGATGGCTCAAGTAGAACCAGGTGTCCATATCACATTCGCATCGCTTCCCACCGGAGGAAATGATCTTAAGCGGATCCGCTTTAG CCGAGAGATTTTCGACAAGTGGCAAGCTCAACGGTGGTGGGGTGAGAACTATGAAAAAGTCGTTGAGCTTTACAATGTACAGAGATTTAACCGCCAAGCTCTTCAAACTCCTGCAAGATCCGAGGACCAG TCACAGAGAGATTCAACTTACTCAAAGATGGAATCAGCGAGAGAGAGCAAAGACTGGACACCAAGACACAACTTCAGACCTCCAGGAGTTAATGTGCCGCATCATTTCTATGGTGGCTCTAGCAACTATGGTCACAATGGAGGACCTCTGATGGATGCATCACGAACCACCACTTCCTCGAGAGATGAGGCACCGTCCATGAGCAATGCTAGTGAAATGCAGGCTGAGTGGATTGAAGAGGATGAGCCAGGCGTTTACATTACTATCAGACAGTTAGCAGATGGGACTAGAGAGTTACGTCGTGTCAGATTCAG CCGGGAACGATTTGGGGAAGTGCATGCAAAGACGTGGTGGGAGCAGAACAGAGAGAGAATACAAACCCAATACCTCTAG
- the LOC106293371 gene encoding protein BREVIS RADIX isoform X2, which translates to MFSCIACTKADGGEEVGNGARGGTTPNTKEAVKSLTTQIKDMAIKFSGAYKQCKPCTGSTTSPMKKGHRPFPDYDNASDGVPYPYMGGSAGSTPAWDFTNSSHHPARRSEAKFTSVYGNDRESISAQSCDVVLDEEGPKEWMAQVEPGVHITFASLPTGGNDLKRIRFSREIFDKWQAQRWWGENYEKVVELYNVQRFNRQALQTPARSEDQSQRDSTYSKMESARESKDWTPRHNFRPPGVNVPHHFYGGSSNYGHNGGPLMDASRTTTSSRDEAPSMSNASEMQAEWIEEDEPGVYITIRQLADGTRELRRVRFSRERFGEVHAKTWWEQNRERIQTQYL; encoded by the exons ATGTTTAGTTGCATAGCTTGTACGAAAGCAGACGGAGGTGAGGAAGTCGGTAATGGAGCACGTGGAGGCACCACTCCCAATACTAAAGAAGCCGTCAAAAGCCTAACCACACAG ATTAAAGATATGGCTATAAAATTCTCTGGTGCCTATAAACAATGCAAGCCATGCACTGGTTCCACTACGAGCCCCATGAAGAAAGGACACCGACCGTTCCCAGATTATGACAACGCTTCTGATGGTGTTCCGTACCCTTACATGGGTGGAAGTGCCGGCTCAACTCCTGCTTGGGACTTCACAAACTCCTCTCACCATCCAGCCAGACGATCAGAAGCAAAGTTCACTTCAGTCTATGGAAACGATCGGGAATCTATATCTGCTCAGTCTTGTGATGTGGTACTAGATGAGGAAGGGCCTAAAGAATGGATGGCTCAAGTAGAACCAGGTGTCCATATCACATTCGCATCGCTTCCCACCGGAGGAAATGATCTTAAGCGGATCCGCTTTAG CCGAGAGATTTTCGACAAGTGGCAAGCTCAACGGTGGTGGGGTGAGAACTATGAAAAAGTCGTTGAGCTTTACAATGTACAGAGATTTAACCGCCAAGCTCTTCAAACTCCTGCAAGATCCGAGGACCAG TCACAGAGAGATTCAACTTACTCAAAGATGGAATCAGCGAGAGAGAGCAAAGACTGGACACCAAGACACAACTTCAGACCTCCAGGAGTTAATGTGCCGCATCATTTCTATGGTGGCTCTAGCAACTATGGTCACAATGGAGGACCTCTGATGGATGCATCACGAACCACCACTTCCTCGAGAGATGAGGCACCGTCCATGAGCAATGCTAGTGAAATGCAGGCTGAGTGGATTGAAGAGGATGAGCCAGGCGTTTACATTACTATCAGACAGTTAGCAGATGGGACTAGAGAGTTACGTCGTGTCAGATTCAG CCGGGAACGATTTGGGGAAGTGCATGCAAAGACGTGGTGGGAGCAGAACAGAGAGAGAATACAAACCCAATACCTCTAG